One region of Pan paniscus chromosome 5, NHGRI_mPanPan1-v2.0_pri, whole genome shotgun sequence genomic DNA includes:
- the OLIG3 gene encoding oligodendrocyte transcription factor 3: MNSDSSSVSSRASSPDMDEMYLRDHHHRHHHHQESRLNSVSSTQGDMMQKTPGESLSRAGAKAAGESSKYKIKKQLSEQDLQQLRLKINGRERKRMHDLNLAMDGLREVMPYAHGPSVRKLSKIATLLLARNYILMLTSSLEEMKRLVGEIYGGHHSAFHCGTVGHSAGHPAHAANAVHPVHPILGGALSSGNASSPLSAASLPAIGTIRPPHSLLKAPSTPPALQLGSGFQHWAGLPCPCTICQMPPPPHLSALSTANMARLSAESKDLLK; this comes from the coding sequence ATGAATTCTGATTCGAGCTCTGTCTCCAGCAGAGCTTCATCTCCGGACATGGATGAGATGTACCTGAGggaccaccaccaccgccaccaccaccaccaggagagCCGTCTCAACTCGGTCTCGTCCACGCAGGGCGATATGATGCAGAAGACGCCCGGGGAAAGCCTCTCACGGGCTGGCGCCAAGGCCGCGGGAGAGAGCAGCAAGTACAAAATCAAGAAGCAGCTGTCGGAGCAAGACCTACAGCAGTTGAGGCTGAAGATCAACGGACGCGAACGCAAGCGGATGCACGACCTGAACCTAGCCATGGACGGGCTGCGCGAAGTCATGCCCTACGCGCATGGGCCGTCGGTGCGCAAGCTCTCCAAGATCGCCACACTCCTGCTCGCCAGAAACTACATCCTCATGCTCACCAGCTCCCTGGAGGAGATGAAGAGGCTGGTTGGCGAGATCTATGGGGGCCACCACTCGGCCTTTCACTGCGGGACCGTGGGCCACTCGGCCGGCCACCCCGCGCACGCGGCCAACGCCGTGCACCCAGTGCACCCCATCTTGGGCGGCGCGCTCTCATCTGGCAACGCCTCGTCACCGCTGTCCGCCGCCTCACTTCCCGCCATCGGCACCATCCGGCCTCCCCACTCGCTGCTCAAGGCGCCCTCCACGCCGCCCGCGCTGCAGCTGGGCAGCGGCTTCCAGCACTGGGCTGGTCTGCCCTGCCCCTGCACCATCTGCCAgatgccgccgccgccgcaccTGTCCGCTCTCTCCACAGCCAACATGGCCCGGCTGTCGGCCGAGTCCAAGGACTTGCTCAAGTGA